The window CTCCGGCAGCAATGGCAGCACTCACGGCTTCGGCACATTGACCGACCTCAGCAAAATGGGCCATCAGCGTCCGGGTGAACTGAGGGGGGGTGGTCAGCCGCAACGTGGCTTGGGTGATTAGTCCCAACGTGCCTTCAGAACCGATCAGCAGGCCCGCCAAGTCATACGCGTCACGGGTCAGGGAATGTACCTCGCCGTCAGCGTCCACGAATTCCAAGCCTTGCACGTAATCCCCGGTGACGCCGTATTTGAAGCACAGCGGCCCACCCGCATTCTCGGCCAAGTTGCCCCCAATCGTAGACGTGCGGAAGCTGGCCGGATCGGGGGGATAGATCAGACCAAACGGTTTGGCCGCCTCCGTCACAGACAACGTAATTACGCCTGCTTGAGCTATAGCTTCCCGAAGCACGGGGTCAATGCTGAGCTGGGTCATGCGGGTAAACGAGATCACCAACCCCGGCTCTGTCGGAGCCGCGCCCCCAGACAGTCCAGACGCCGCGCCCCGCCCGACAATCGGCATACCTGCTGCCCGTGCTGCTTTCACAGCGATCACGACATCAGCGGTACTGTCGGGCAAGACGACACACAGCGGCGTTTCCCCAAACGCAATGGCGTCGTAACGGTAATTCAAACGCTCCGACAGATTGGACAGCACCTTGCGCGGGCCTAGCAGGCGTGTCAACTCGGCGGCGAGCGAGAAAACAGGCGGCGCAGAGGGCGCTTTTGACCCGGCACGGGTGCTCATGCTGGCCTCCTGACTGCCTCAGCCGTCTGGCACATCCACACTCCGCGATCTCCGTTCCAAGTTTCTGTCATAACTGTCCCC of the Deinococcus sp. QL22 genome contains:
- a CDS encoding FAD-binding oxidoreductase, with amino-acid sequence MSTRAGSKAPSAPPVFSLAAELTRLLGPRKVLSNLSERLNYRYDAIAFGETPLCVVLPDSTADVVIAVKAARAAGMPIVGRGAASGLSGGAAPTEPGLVISFTRMTQLSIDPVLREAIAQAGVITLSVTEAAKPFGLIYPPDPASFRTSTIGGNLAENAGGPLCFKYGVTGDYVQGLEFVDADGEVHSLTRDAYDLAGLLIGSEGTLGLITQATLRLTTPPQFTRTLMAHFAEVGQCAEAVSAAIAAGAVPSKLEFMDRACTNAIEDYLHLGLPREAEALLLVDTDGNDLETVEEERALVEAACRNAGGTVRRAESDAEAAQLWQARRSVSPALGRIRPQRMNEDIVVPRSVLPEVVREIRALGDASGLHLVQFGHIGDGNLHPNILFDPRTESLEAVHELAHEVARVAIRHGGVLSGEHGIGSMKLAFMREAVDAGTLAALWRVKHALDPHGALNPGKVLPAEEA